From the Flavimarina sp. Hel_I_48 genome, one window contains:
- a CDS encoding TlpA family protein disulfide reductase produces the protein MYCRLFILLLTFSFYSCTEKAPKAKYGTWFGGHIVNPVGNSVIFRKGNDILAEMELNEENRFLLNIPDFTPGLYEFLHKERQLVYLTAGDSVTLRVNTFEFDESITFTGIGAAKNNFMIDLFLMNEKENAQMANNAIYYKTPEKFEHYLDSLQLIRNKRWEDFQDKHNAGEGFSKIAHAIINYDIYARKEVYPLTNFVSSKMNLLHSMPKGFYDYRKYVSFNQEEFLSLYSYQRFLFNYFNQASFKKYGHDFPFDPQSLIHNTIEIKLIDSLVTNKAIKNFLMTRNIRNYLSNSNNKAGNKEMYDQYMNFVQSESDKKNIKELYLSNQNLESEKQIPDETLFNTDFEKISLRSLIKKPTIIYFWSSESRNHMIRAHAKAEKLRVRYPQYDILDLNLDIDPEMWVEILINQNFDESHSYRFVDAIDKSRREFSINNIVKTLVLDKDGIILNAHANMFSSRFESEILGYLNKNDK, from the coding sequence ATGTATTGTAGGCTCTTTATTCTTTTATTGACATTCTCTTTTTATAGCTGTACCGAAAAGGCCCCAAAAGCGAAGTACGGTACCTGGTTTGGTGGCCACATTGTCAATCCTGTAGGTAATTCAGTGATTTTTAGAAAAGGAAATGATATCCTTGCTGAGATGGAATTGAATGAAGAAAATCGTTTCCTCCTAAATATACCTGATTTTACTCCAGGTCTTTATGAGTTTCTTCATAAAGAGCGACAACTTGTTTATCTAACTGCTGGAGATAGTGTTACTTTAAGAGTAAATACGTTTGAATTTGACGAAAGCATCACCTTTACGGGAATAGGTGCGGCAAAAAACAACTTTATGATTGATCTTTTCCTAATGAATGAAAAGGAAAATGCTCAAATGGCAAATAATGCGATCTATTATAAAACACCAGAAAAATTTGAACATTACCTGGATTCTTTGCAGCTCATTCGTAATAAACGTTGGGAGGATTTTCAGGATAAGCATAATGCGGGAGAAGGTTTTTCTAAAATCGCCCATGCTATTATAAATTACGATATATACGCACGTAAGGAAGTATATCCACTTACCAACTTTGTTTCTTCAAAAATGAACTTACTTCATTCTATGCCCAAGGGATTTTACGATTACCGGAAGTATGTTTCATTTAACCAGGAAGAGTTTTTGTCTTTATATTCATACCAGCGGTTCCTTTTTAATTATTTCAATCAGGCTTCTTTTAAGAAGTATGGTCACGATTTTCCTTTTGACCCACAATCCTTAATACACAACACAATAGAGATAAAACTTATAGATTCTTTAGTTACAAATAAAGCAATTAAGAATTTCTTAATGACCCGCAATATCCGAAACTACCTTTCTAACAGCAATAATAAGGCTGGCAACAAAGAAATGTATGACCAGTATATGAACTTTGTTCAATCTGAATCTGATAAAAAAAATATTAAAGAGCTTTATCTTAGTAACCAAAACCTTGAATCTGAGAAACAAATTCCTGATGAAACTTTGTTCAATACTGATTTTGAGAAAATTTCACTACGCTCGCTTATTAAAAAACCAACAATAATTTATTTCTGGTCTTCAGAGAGCAGAAATCATATGATACGTGCACATGCCAAAGCAGAAAAGCTTAGGGTGCGTTATCCGCAATACGATATTCTAGACCTCAATCTTGATATAGACCCAGAAATGTGGGTGGAAATTTTAATAAATCAAAATTTTGATGAAAGCCATTCTTATCGTTTTGTGGATGCAATCGACAAATCAAGAAGGGAATTTTCAATTAATAATATTGTGAAAACACTTGTTCTAGACAAGGACGGCATTATTCTAAACGCCCACGCGAATATGTTCAGTTCGCGTTTTGAAAGTGAAATATTGGGATATCTCAATAAGAATGATAAGTAA
- the pheT gene encoding phenylalanine--tRNA ligase subunit beta — MQISYNWLKQFIKTDWDAAKTGELLTDLGLEVEGIEAFESIKGSLEGVVVGEVLTCVKHPNADRLQLTTVYLGNGDPVQIVCGAHNVAAGQKVPVATIGTTLYDDKGEAWTIKNGKIRGEESNGMICAEDELGLGKSHDGIMVLDKNLEPGTPLSELYDVESDHVFEIGLTPNRADAMSHMGVARDLRAGMVQLNLNSEFITPSTSSFYVANRTQKVTVEVADHELAPRYCGVTLGNLNVKESPVWLQNRLKSIGLTPKNNIVDATNYVLHELGQPLHAFDLSRVNGEEIQVKTLPSGTKFTTLDGVERELHEEDLMICDTDKPLCIAGVFGGEDSGVSEGTTSIFLESAYFNPVSIRKTAKRHGLNTDASFRFERGIDINITKYALKRAALLIQEIAGGEVTSDIVEIYPKKAEDHQVVLNYDRAYKLIGEEIPKETIKSILASLDIKIINVTESGLGMMVPPYRNDVTREVDVIEEILRVYGYNNIGFKTKLNASIASSNRLEDYRVQNIIGDQLAGLGFYEIMGNSLTSPAYVELTESLKKEHNVSMLNPLSNDLSVMRQSMLFSGLEAVSHNLNRRQDNFKFFEFGKTYHNYNGTHEEQKCLSLLFTGNRAAENWTVPAMPTTFFYLKGLVYAIIERLGLEHTTEKPVKNDIFSEGLQLSISKKEIVQLGTVTKKIAARFDIDQEVGYVIFNWDNILSLLADKKTLFTPIPKFPAVRRDFALLLDKNVPFSKIYDIANNADHKFLKDVNLFDVYEGKSLPEGKKSYAVSFMFQDEKKTMTDKQVDKIMATFRKKFEDETGATLR, encoded by the coding sequence ATGCAAATTTCATACAACTGGCTCAAACAATTTATCAAAACAGACTGGGATGCGGCAAAAACAGGAGAACTGTTAACCGATCTGGGTCTGGAAGTAGAAGGCATAGAAGCCTTTGAAAGTATAAAAGGCAGCCTTGAAGGCGTTGTTGTGGGCGAGGTTCTTACCTGTGTGAAACATCCCAATGCAGACCGCTTGCAACTCACCACGGTATATCTGGGCAATGGAGACCCTGTTCAAATTGTTTGTGGGGCGCATAACGTTGCCGCCGGGCAAAAAGTTCCAGTAGCAACTATAGGCACTACGCTGTACGATGATAAAGGCGAAGCCTGGACCATTAAAAACGGTAAGATACGTGGCGAAGAGAGCAATGGCATGATCTGCGCTGAAGACGAATTGGGACTTGGCAAGAGCCACGACGGGATCATGGTACTAGACAAAAACCTTGAACCGGGCACTCCACTTTCTGAACTTTATGATGTAGAGAGCGATCACGTATTTGAAATAGGACTTACCCCTAACCGTGCAGATGCCATGAGCCACATGGGCGTTGCTCGTGATTTACGGGCAGGTATGGTGCAGCTCAATTTAAATTCTGAATTTATCACCCCATCCACCAGTTCCTTTTATGTGGCCAACCGTACCCAAAAAGTTACGGTAGAGGTCGCAGATCATGAGTTGGCTCCCCGCTACTGTGGTGTTACTCTGGGAAACCTTAACGTTAAGGAATCCCCAGTCTGGTTACAGAACAGATTAAAATCTATAGGGCTTACGCCAAAAAATAATATCGTGGACGCAACCAATTATGTGCTGCACGAACTCGGCCAACCCTTGCATGCTTTTGATCTTTCAAGAGTGAACGGCGAAGAAATACAGGTAAAAACCCTTCCCAGCGGGACTAAATTCACCACGCTTGACGGTGTGGAACGTGAACTGCACGAGGAAGACCTCATGATTTGTGATACTGACAAACCTTTGTGTATCGCAGGTGTTTTTGGAGGTGAAGATAGCGGGGTAAGTGAAGGCACAACTTCCATTTTTCTGGAGAGTGCCTATTTTAATCCTGTAAGCATTAGAAAAACGGCTAAAAGGCATGGGCTAAATACAGACGCATCCTTTCGCTTTGAACGCGGTATCGATATCAATATCACAAAATACGCCCTCAAACGCGCTGCCTTGCTCATTCAGGAGATTGCCGGTGGTGAAGTGACCAGTGATATTGTTGAAATCTACCCTAAAAAAGCCGAAGATCATCAAGTTGTTCTCAACTACGACCGTGCCTACAAACTCATAGGAGAAGAAATCCCAAAGGAAACAATCAAATCTATACTGGCATCGCTTGATATTAAAATTATTAATGTTACCGAAAGCGGCCTGGGAATGATGGTCCCGCCTTACCGAAACGATGTAACACGTGAAGTTGATGTCATTGAAGAAATATTGCGGGTTTATGGCTATAACAACATTGGTTTTAAGACAAAACTTAACGCCTCTATAGCGTCAAGCAACAGACTGGAAGATTACCGTGTTCAGAATATTATAGGAGATCAGTTGGCCGGACTTGGATTTTATGAGATCATGGGCAACTCACTCACCTCCCCGGCCTATGTAGAACTTACCGAATCCCTAAAGAAAGAACACAACGTAAGCATGCTCAACCCCCTGAGCAATGATCTGAGCGTTATGCGCCAGAGCATGCTTTTTTCGGGATTGGAAGCGGTTAGCCATAACCTGAACCGAAGACAGGACAACTTTAAGTTTTTTGAATTCGGTAAGACCTATCACAATTACAATGGCACGCACGAAGAGCAAAAATGCCTAAGCCTTTTATTCACCGGTAACCGCGCTGCGGAAAACTGGACGGTTCCTGCCATGCCCACGACTTTCTTTTATTTAAAAGGTCTGGTCTACGCGATAATAGAGCGCCTGGGACTGGAGCATACCACCGAAAAACCTGTAAAAAACGATATTTTTTCCGAAGGATTACAGCTCAGTATATCTAAAAAGGAAATCGTTCAACTGGGTACGGTCACAAAAAAAATCGCTGCCCGTTTTGATATTGATCAGGAAGTAGGTTATGTAATCTTCAACTGGGACAATATATTGTCACTGTTAGCAGACAAAAAAACGTTGTTTACGCCCATTCCTAAATTTCCTGCCGTACGAAGGGATTTTGCCCTTTTACTGGATAAAAATGTACCGTTTTCAAAGATTTATGATATTGCCAATAATGCGGATCATAAATTCTTAAAAGACGTAAACCTCTTTGATGTCTATGAAGGAAAGAGTCTTCCAGAAGGAAAAAAGAGCTACGCGGTAAGTTTTATGTTCCAGGACGAGAAGAAAACAATGACTGATAAGCAGGTAGACAAAATTATGGCCACCTTCAGGAAAAAATTTGAAGATGAAACGGGAGCTACTCTGCGATAA
- a CDS encoding glutaminyl-peptide cyclotransferase, giving the protein MSKNYYYLMRFTKLLALFILSLILFSCGNGKDLGKKFKLVLNAKNDALNKGQVLEISLQPDKNATLDSVVYRLDGVILDRKNDISTIKTKVSSERLGKKKLTATLFSEGKTDTISKFVTVLADKAPQLYGFEIVKTYPHAVTSYTQGLEFHEGSLYESAGEYGKSKLLKVDYKTGDIEKEIKLDDNYFAEGLTIIDDRLIQLTWREGEGFIYDLENFQKTGSFAYGESKQGWGLCNDGSTVYKSDGTTKIWLLDPENLSETGHIEVVDNKALRSKYNELEWVDGKIYGNTYGNDGISIIDPQSGAIEAVIDLRPLKEQVQSGLDKQNEVLNGIAYNPESQTLFVTGKHWNTLFEIKVVKK; this is encoded by the coding sequence TTGTCAAAAAATTATTACTACCTCATGCGCTTTACTAAATTACTGGCTCTGTTTATTTTAAGTCTTATACTTTTTTCCTGCGGAAACGGAAAAGACCTCGGAAAAAAATTCAAACTCGTCCTCAATGCCAAAAATGACGCCTTAAACAAAGGCCAAGTCCTTGAAATTTCGCTTCAGCCGGATAAGAATGCGACGTTGGATTCGGTAGTTTATCGCCTTGACGGGGTGATTTTAGATCGAAAAAATGACATTTCCACCATAAAAACCAAAGTATCTTCAGAACGCTTGGGTAAAAAGAAACTTACCGCTACCCTATTTTCTGAAGGCAAAACCGATACGATTAGCAAATTTGTTACCGTACTTGCTGATAAAGCTCCCCAACTCTACGGTTTTGAAATCGTGAAAACTTATCCGCATGCTGTAACTTCCTATACGCAGGGGTTGGAATTTCATGAGGGTTCATTATATGAAAGCGCCGGTGAATACGGTAAAAGCAAGTTGCTGAAGGTAGATTATAAGACCGGCGACATCGAAAAGGAGATAAAACTGGACGACAACTATTTTGCCGAAGGTCTTACCATTATAGATGACCGGCTCATTCAGTTGACCTGGCGTGAAGGGGAAGGTTTTATCTACGATCTGGAAAATTTTCAAAAAACAGGTTCGTTTGCCTATGGAGAGAGCAAGCAGGGTTGGGGGCTTTGTAATGATGGAAGCACGGTTTATAAATCTGACGGAACAACTAAAATTTGGCTGCTGGATCCTGAAAACCTTTCCGAAACCGGACATATAGAAGTTGTTGACAACAAGGCTTTGCGTTCTAAATATAATGAACTGGAATGGGTAGATGGCAAAATTTACGGCAATACCTATGGCAATGACGGCATTAGCATTATTGATCCACAATCTGGCGCTATCGAAGCGGTGATTGACCTGCGTCCATTAAAAGAACAAGTACAATCCGGGCTCGACAAACAAAATGAGGTTCTCAACGGCATCGCCTACAATCCCGAAAGTCAAACGCTTTTTGTGACCGGCAAGCACTGGAATACCTTATTTGAAATAAAAGTGGTTAAAAAATAG
- the fsa gene encoding fructose-6-phosphate aldolase, which produces MKFFIDTANLDQIKEAQELGVLDGVTTNPSLMHKEGISGHDNILKHYSKICEIVDGDVSAEVTATDFDGMVKQGEELAALHDQIVVKIPMIEDGVKALKYFSDKGIRTNCTLIFSAGQALLAAKAGATYVSPFIGRLDDISTDGLNLIAEIRMIFDNYAYETEILAASIRHTMHIIDCAKLGADVMTGGLDSIKGLLKHPLTDIGLEKFLADFNAGQNA; this is translated from the coding sequence ATGAAATTTTTTATAGATACAGCAAATCTTGATCAGATTAAAGAAGCACAGGAACTAGGCGTTCTGGATGGTGTGACTACAAATCCTTCACTTATGCACAAAGAAGGTATTTCAGGTCATGATAATATTCTCAAGCATTATTCTAAAATTTGCGAAATTGTAGATGGTGATGTGAGTGCGGAAGTTACTGCAACAGATTTTGACGGGATGGTAAAACAAGGTGAAGAGCTAGCTGCTTTGCACGACCAGATCGTGGTAAAAATACCCATGATTGAAGATGGTGTTAAGGCGCTTAAATATTTTAGCGATAAAGGCATACGTACCAACTGTACACTTATATTTTCAGCGGGGCAAGCATTGCTTGCAGCTAAAGCTGGAGCAACTTACGTTTCTCCTTTTATTGGCAGGCTGGATGATATTTCTACAGACGGTCTTAACCTAATTGCAGAAATACGTATGATTTTTGACAATTATGCTTATGAAACTGAAATTTTAGCTGCTTCTATTCGTCATACCATGCATATTATTGATTGTGCAAAACTTGGTGCAGATGTAATGACCGGTGGTCTTGATAGTATTAAAGGTTTATTGAAGCACCCATTGACAGACATAGGTCTTGAGAAGTTCTTAGCAGATTTTAATGCAGGTCAAAATGCTTAA
- a CDS encoding putative signal transducing protein yields the protein MKESDYEHVFTGSAIKANYLKNIFDEEGISAVVRNDHDSQLRAGFGGSYANQALIFVKRDESMRAKRIVERKMEGEEIPSEILEKQAAESRLDEEETVQKNHKRPLIKKDTKANRSLFNILLNVVLILYSLWRLMPLLQGEEISTWRILLSGFILVFCSITVFNHFRK from the coding sequence TTGAAAGAATCTGATTACGAGCATGTTTTTACGGGATCTGCGATAAAGGCAAACTACTTAAAGAATATTTTTGATGAGGAAGGAATTTCCGCTGTAGTTAGAAATGATCATGACAGTCAGTTGCGGGCTGGTTTTGGTGGCTCTTATGCCAACCAGGCCCTTATCTTCGTAAAAAGGGACGAGTCTATGCGCGCCAAGCGCATTGTAGAAAGAAAAATGGAAGGAGAGGAAATCCCTTCAGAAATCCTGGAAAAACAAGCGGCTGAGAGTCGGCTGGACGAAGAAGAAACTGTTCAAAAGAATCATAAACGACCTTTAATTAAAAAAGATACCAAAGCCAATCGTTCCCTTTTTAATATTTTGCTGAACGTGGTTCTGATACTTTACTCCCTCTGGCGGCTTATGCCCCTTTTACAAGGTGAAGAAATCAGTACCTGGCGTATACTTTTAAGCGGATTTATTCTTGTTTTTTGTAGTATAACTGTATTCAATCACTTTAGAAAGTAA
- the recG gene encoding ATP-dependent DNA helicase RecG, with translation MNPGKLQTPIDYLKGVGPNRAALLRSELNIQTYQDLLNLFPNRYIDKTQYYKVSQLQPTHADAQVVGRIINLKTLGEGRSKRMVGTFKDDTGMMELVWFRGHKWLRDRLKINAIYVAYGKVQKFDSTYSIAHPELELLEEHEKNLRSAMQPVYPSTEKLSNKGVTNRVLNLLMQNLFLEVKNELTESLSPTILENLKLMPKNEAFFNIHFPKSQPDLARAQYRLKFEELFFMQLQLIIKNQLHKSKIKGYPFSEIGAYFNTFYTEHLPFELTDAQKRVVREIRHDLGQPAQMNRLLQGDVGSGKTIVALMAMLMALDNDFQACLMAPTEILSVQHFQSLSALCKPLKISISLLTGSSKTSKRRVIHEQLENGELNILIGTHALLEDKVKFKNLGLAIIDEQHRFGVAQRSKLWHKNELPPHVLIMTATPIPRTLAMSVYGDLDVSVIDELPPGRKQIKTVHRFDANRLKVFRFIRDEIKKGRQVYVVYPLIQESEALDYKDLMDGFESISREFPMPEYQISIVHGQMKPADKEYEMNRFVKGETQIMVATTVIEVGVNVPNASVMIIESAERFGLSQLHQLRGRVGRGADQSYCILMTGHKLSETSKTRLQTMTRTNDGFEIAEVDLKLRGPGDIMGTQQSGVLNLKIADVVADNDILKIARSYAWEIIKNDPSLKNPENKAVRRTYAQVMKYKNIWNYIS, from the coding sequence ATGAATCCCGGCAAACTGCAAACACCCATAGATTACCTCAAAGGCGTAGGTCCCAACCGGGCGGCGCTGCTGCGCAGTGAACTCAATATTCAAACCTATCAGGATCTGCTCAACCTTTTCCCCAATCGTTATATTGACAAGACACAATATTATAAGGTGAGCCAGTTGCAGCCCACGCATGCAGATGCGCAGGTTGTGGGCAGGATCATTAACCTTAAAACTTTGGGAGAGGGCCGTTCCAAACGTATGGTAGGGACTTTTAAAGATGACACGGGAATGATGGAACTGGTCTGGTTCCGTGGACATAAATGGTTGCGCGACCGCTTAAAAATAAACGCCATATATGTAGCTTATGGAAAGGTGCAGAAATTTGACAGCACCTACTCGATCGCCCATCCCGAGCTCGAACTCCTGGAAGAACATGAGAAGAACCTGCGCAGTGCCATGCAACCGGTTTATCCTTCCACCGAAAAACTAAGCAATAAGGGCGTGACCAACCGTGTCCTGAACCTGCTCATGCAAAATCTCTTTCTTGAGGTCAAAAATGAACTTACAGAATCACTTTCCCCAACCATTCTGGAAAACCTGAAATTAATGCCCAAAAATGAGGCGTTTTTCAACATCCATTTCCCAAAATCACAACCCGATCTCGCCCGTGCACAATACCGATTGAAATTTGAGGAATTGTTCTTTATGCAACTGCAATTGATCATTAAAAACCAACTGCACAAAAGCAAAATTAAAGGCTATCCTTTTTCTGAAATAGGCGCCTATTTCAATACCTTTTATACCGAACATTTACCCTTTGAATTAACCGATGCACAGAAGCGAGTGGTGAGGGAAATTAGGCATGATCTGGGGCAGCCAGCGCAGATGAATCGGCTTTTGCAGGGCGATGTGGGTTCTGGGAAGACCATTGTGGCGCTCATGGCAATGTTGATGGCACTTGACAACGATTTCCAGGCATGCTTAATGGCTCCTACTGAAATTTTGTCAGTCCAGCATTTTCAAAGTTTAAGTGCTTTGTGCAAACCTTTAAAAATCAGTATTTCATTGCTTACGGGTTCAAGTAAAACTTCAAAGCGAAGAGTCATCCATGAACAACTTGAAAACGGTGAATTGAACATACTAATTGGTACTCATGCACTGCTTGAAGATAAGGTGAAATTCAAAAATTTAGGCCTGGCGATTATTGATGAGCAGCACCGTTTTGGGGTTGCCCAGCGCAGCAAGCTTTGGCACAAAAATGAACTGCCGCCGCACGTGCTTATCATGACCGCAACCCCTATTCCCCGCACCCTTGCCATGAGTGTTTATGGCGACCTGGATGTTTCGGTAATTGATGAGCTTCCGCCGGGGCGGAAACAAATAAAAACAGTGCACCGTTTTGACGCCAACCGGCTAAAGGTTTTTCGGTTTATCAGGGATGAAATAAAAAAGGGAAGACAGGTTTATGTCGTTTACCCACTTATTCAGGAAAGCGAGGCGCTGGATTATAAAGATCTTATGGACGGTTTTGAGAGCATAAGCAGGGAATTTCCCATGCCCGAATATCAAATATCCATCGTTCACGGGCAGATGAAACCAGCAGATAAGGAATATGAAATGAACCGTTTTGTAAAGGGGGAAACGCAGATTATGGTCGCCACAACGGTTATTGAAGTTGGGGTGAATGTGCCCAATGCTTCTGTGATGATCATAGAAAGTGCAGAACGTTTTGGCCTTTCTCAATTGCACCAGTTGCGGGGTCGCGTGGGCCGGGGTGCAGATCAAAGTTATTGTATACTTATGACGGGCCATAAACTTTCGGAAACCAGTAAAACACGCTTGCAGACCATGACCCGCACAAATGATGGTTTTGAAATTGCCGAAGTGGACCTTAAATTACGCGGCCCGGGAGATATCATGGGCACGCAGCAAAGTGGCGTTCTCAATCTTAAAATCGCCGATGTTGTGGCAGATAATGACATCCTTAAAATTGCCCGCAGCTATGCATGGGAAATTATCAAAAATGACCCTTCACTGAAAAACCCTGAAAACAAAGCTGTTAGACGCACCTACGCGCAGGTTATGAAATATAAAAATATTTGGAATTATATCTCATAA
- a CDS encoding SDR family oxidoreductase yields the protein MAEVVLITGASSGIGKAIAEHLAKNKYRVYGTSRNPKAEESNGVRFLPLDVTRPESITNAVNELLIREKRIDFLINNAGKGISGPLEEIPESEIKSIFETNYFGPINLIKAVLPIMREQRAGMIINVTSIAGFMGLPFRSAYSATKGALGLTTEALRMELKEFNVKLTNVAPGDFATNIAAGRYHAPSNAQSPYAKSYGKSLDMMDAHVADGQSPDVMADAVLAIMKTEQPKVNYKVGVFMQKFSVFLKGVLPGKFYERLLLNHYKL from the coding sequence ATGGCTGAAGTAGTACTTATAACAGGAGCATCTTCAGGGATAGGAAAGGCCATTGCCGAGCATCTTGCAAAAAATAAGTACCGTGTTTATGGCACGAGCCGTAATCCCAAAGCAGAAGAAAGCAATGGCGTGCGGTTCCTCCCGCTTGATGTCACGCGACCAGAAAGTATCACAAATGCCGTGAACGAACTCCTGATCCGTGAAAAACGCATTGATTTTCTGATTAATAATGCAGGAAAGGGTATTAGCGGTCCCCTTGAGGAAATCCCGGAAAGCGAAATTAAATCCATTTTTGAAACTAATTATTTCGGTCCCATAAATCTTATAAAAGCTGTGCTTCCCATCATGCGCGAGCAACGAGCCGGGATGATAATCAATGTGACTTCCATCGCAGGGTTTATGGGCTTGCCTTTCCGCAGTGCTTATTCTGCAACAAAGGGTGCCTTAGGCCTGACCACGGAAGCACTGCGTATGGAACTGAAAGAATTCAATGTAAAACTAACCAATGTTGCCCCGGGTGATTTTGCGACCAATATTGCTGCCGGTCGTTATCACGCCCCAAGCAATGCACAATCCCCCTACGCAAAAAGTTACGGAAAATCACTTGATATGATGGATGCCCACGTAGCTGATGGCCAGTCACCAGATGTCATGGCAGATGCGGTACTGGCAATCATGAAAACGGAACAGCCTAAGGTCAATTACAAGGTGGGCGTTTTCATGCAAAAATTTTCAGTTTTCCTTAAAGGGGTGCTGCCAGGTAAGTTTTATGAGCGCTTATTACTCAACCACTATAAGTTATAA
- a CDS encoding ABC-F family ATP-binding cassette domain-containing protein: protein MLAVSNLSVQFGKRVLFDEVNTSFTQGNCYGIIGANGAGKSTFLKILSGKEDPTSGHVSLETGKRMSVLEQDHFAYDDHTVLDTVLRGNKPLYKIKTEIDALYADYSDENADRIGELQVTFEEMNGWNADSDAAAMLSNLGIPEDLHYTHLKDLDNTQKVRVLLAQALFGTPDVLIMDEPTNDLDYETINWLENFLANYDNCVIVVSHDRHFLDAVCTHISDIDFGKITHYSGNYTFWYESSQLAMRQRANQNKKAEEKKKELQEFIARFSANVAKSKQATSRKKMIDKLNIEEIKPSSRRYPAIIFEREREAGDQIFNSDKLASSIDGETLFQKASINLAKGDKVILFSKDTRATTAFYEIINGEQKALEGKYEWGVTTNQAYLPLDNHGFFENDLTLVDWLRQYAKTEQEREEVYLRGFLGKMIFSGEEALKTSNVLSGGEKVRCMLSRMMMQRANVLMFDEPTNHLDLESITAINNSLKNFKGTLMLTTSDHEFAQTVGNRIIELTPKGIIDRYMNFDDYMSDPKIREQRNEMYAVEA, encoded by the coding sequence ATGTTAGCAGTATCTAATCTTTCTGTCCAGTTTGGCAAGCGCGTTTTGTTTGATGAAGTAAATACTTCATTCACACAGGGTAATTGTTATGGGATCATTGGGGCCAATGGCGCCGGTAAATCTACTTTCCTGAAAATTCTATCAGGGAAAGAGGATCCTACATCAGGTCACGTAAGCCTGGAAACGGGCAAACGTATGTCAGTTCTTGAACAGGATCACTTTGCGTATGACGATCATACGGTTCTGGATACGGTATTGCGCGGTAACAAGCCTCTTTATAAAATCAAGACCGAAATAGATGCCTTATATGCGGATTATTCAGACGAGAATGCTGACCGCATAGGGGAACTACAGGTAACATTTGAAGAAATGAACGGTTGGAACGCAGACAGCGATGCTGCAGCCATGCTCTCTAACCTGGGTATTCCCGAAGATTTACATTATACGCACCTAAAGGATCTGGACAATACGCAAAAAGTCCGTGTGCTTCTTGCACAGGCTTTGTTCGGTACCCCAGATGTACTCATCATGGATGAGCCTACAAATGACCTGGATTATGAAACCATCAACTGGCTGGAAAATTTCCTGGCCAATTATGATAATTGTGTGATCGTAGTATCTCACGACCGTCACTTCCTCGATGCGGTGTGTACCCATATTTCAGATATTGACTTTGGGAAGATCACGCATTACAGCGGTAATTATACCTTCTGGTATGAGTCCTCTCAGCTAGCGATGCGCCAGCGGGCCAATCAGAATAAAAAAGCAGAAGAAAAGAAAAAAGAACTACAGGAATTTATAGCGCGGTTTAGTGCGAATGTCGCCAAGAGTAAACAGGCCACATCGCGTAAAAAAATGATTGATAAGCTTAATATCGAGGAAATCAAACCGTCAAGTCGCCGTTATCCCGCTATAATTTTTGAACGCGAACGCGAAGCAGGGGATCAGATTTTCAATTCAGATAAACTGGCGAGTTCAATAGATGGAGAAACCCTTTTTCAAAAGGCGAGTATAAATCTTGCAAAAGGGGATAAAGTGATTTTGTTTTCCAAAGATACAAGGGCCACTACCGCTTTTTATGAAATAATCAATGGCGAGCAAAAGGCTCTTGAGGGCAAATATGAATGGGGAGTAACGACAAATCAGGCCTATCTTCCGTTAGATAATCATGGTTTTTTTGAAAATGACCTTACGCTCGTAGACTGGTTGCGTCAATATGCAAAGACCGAACAGGAACGGGAAGAAGTGTATTTACGTGGATTTTTAGGGAAAATGATTTTCTCAGGTGAAGAAGCCCTCAAAACTTCAAATGTACTTTCCGGAGGGGAAAAAGTACGTTGCATGTTAAGCCGAATGATGATGCAACGGGCGAATGTGCTTATGTTCGATGAGCCTACAAACCACCTGGATCTTGAATCGATTACCGCGATCAATAATAGTTTAAAAAACTTCAAGGGTACGCTTATGCTTACCACTAGCGATCACGAGTTTGCACAGACGGTGGGAAATCGCATCATTGAGCTTACGCCCAAAGGTATTATTGACCGTTACATGAATTTTGATGATTATATGAGCGATCCTAAAATCAGGGAACAGCGCAATGAGATGTACGCTGTGGAAGCTTAA